One window of the Methylovirgula sp. HY1 genome contains the following:
- a CDS encoding cation-translocating P-type ATPase, with translation MSSQSPSPAPLHGLSEASAQARLKAEGYNELPQSDRRTALRIFFEVVREPMFALLLGGGVIYLALGDLKEAIILLVFATFSVVITVVQETRTEGVLEALRELTSPRALVIRDGERKRIAGRDVVRGDIIVLQEGDRVPADALLTASQDLQTDESLLTGESLAVRKRAADGDVPSRPIRPGGDDLPYVFSGTLVVRGTGIGEVTATGLRSEIGKIGRSLSTLESEPPRLQGQIRQLVGVFAVVGGAVSLLAVLLYGVLRGGWLKAVLAGIALGMSMLPEEFPVVLTVFMAMGAWRISRARVLTRRATAIEALGSATVLCTDKTGTLTENWMSVAELRLKSDEIFRPAYPSGAQVPAHFRKLVEYGVMASEQDPFDPMEKAFHALGLTHLRESEYLDGSEWKRVHVYGLSSGLLALSNVWQHKSAKRDFVIAAKGAPEAIADLCHLGPVECAALQQSADAMAREGLRVLGVARATFAGKNLPESQHDFAFELLGLVGLADPLRANVRAAVKECRSAGIRVIMITGDYPVTASAIARQAGLDAEALATGEELSHLSEADLVERVRSVTIFARIMPEQKLRIINALKANGEIVAMTGDGVNDAPAIKAAHIGIAMGGRGTDVAREASAIVVLDDDFNSIVKAIRLGRRIYDNLRKAMGFIFAVHVPIAGLVLLPLLFGLPILFGPMHIAFLEMVIDPVCSLVFEAETEEEDVMRRPPRDPDEPLFSAKMIVWSLLQGVLAFTLVAIVFVVALSQGMPENQVRALAFFSLVMAIVGLIFVNRSFSASLAKAISRPNPALALILVAVTLMLGLTLLWPFARSLFSFGPLHFDDLALALGVGVLVLATLELLKFLLRAKLAA, from the coding sequence ATGTCCAGCCAATCGCCGTCGCCTGCACCGCTCCATGGCCTCAGCGAGGCGAGTGCTCAGGCGAGATTGAAGGCCGAAGGCTATAACGAGCTGCCGCAGTCGGATCGGCGGACGGCTTTGCGTATTTTTTTCGAGGTCGTGCGCGAGCCGATGTTCGCTCTGCTCCTCGGCGGCGGCGTCATCTATCTAGCGCTCGGAGATCTGAAAGAAGCCATCATACTTCTCGTTTTCGCGACCTTTTCTGTCGTGATCACGGTCGTGCAGGAGACCCGCACCGAAGGCGTTCTGGAAGCTTTGCGCGAATTGACTAGCCCGCGCGCTTTGGTCATTCGCGATGGCGAACGAAAGCGCATTGCTGGCCGTGATGTCGTACGCGGCGATATCATCGTCTTGCAAGAAGGCGACCGGGTGCCTGCCGATGCTCTGCTCACGGCAAGCCAGGATCTGCAAACCGACGAGTCCTTGCTGACAGGGGAATCGCTCGCGGTGCGCAAGCGTGCTGCCGACGGAGATGTGCCATCCCGGCCGATCCGGCCCGGTGGCGATGATCTGCCTTATGTATTTTCCGGAACGCTCGTCGTTCGCGGCACCGGCATCGGCGAAGTGACTGCGACGGGTCTGCGAAGCGAAATCGGCAAGATCGGTAGATCGCTCAGCACGCTCGAATCGGAACCGCCGCGCTTACAGGGGCAGATTCGTCAGCTCGTCGGAGTCTTCGCCGTGGTCGGCGGCGCTGTAAGTCTCCTTGCTGTTCTGCTCTATGGCGTTTTGCGGGGAGGATGGCTTAAGGCGGTCCTCGCTGGAATTGCACTTGGCATGTCGATGCTTCCGGAAGAATTTCCGGTCGTGCTCACTGTCTTCATGGCGATGGGGGCTTGGCGGATCTCACGTGCTCGCGTGCTGACGCGGCGGGCTACCGCGATCGAGGCTTTGGGCTCGGCGACGGTGCTCTGCACGGATAAGACCGGCACTTTGACCGAGAACTGGATGTCGGTCGCGGAATTGCGGCTGAAGAGCGATGAAATTTTCCGGCCCGCGTATCCATCCGGCGCGCAGGTTCCGGCGCATTTCAGAAAGCTCGTCGAATATGGCGTTATGGCTAGCGAGCAAGATCCGTTCGATCCGATGGAGAAGGCCTTTCATGCGCTCGGCCTCACGCATTTGCGGGAGTCCGAATATCTCGACGGCTCGGAATGGAAACGCGTGCATGTTTATGGGTTGAGTTCCGGGCTTCTGGCGCTGTCGAATGTCTGGCAGCACAAATCTGCAAAGCGGGACTTCGTCATTGCGGCGAAAGGTGCGCCCGAAGCCATTGCCGATCTCTGTCATCTCGGTCCTGTCGAATGCGCCGCGCTGCAGCAATCGGCGGATGCGATGGCGCGCGAGGGCTTGCGCGTCTTGGGCGTGGCGCGCGCGACATTTGCAGGAAAAAACCTGCCGGAGTCGCAGCATGATTTCGCGTTCGAGCTGCTAGGATTGGTGGGGCTCGCGGATCCGCTGCGTGCGAATGTCCGGGCTGCGGTCAAGGAATGCCGCTCCGCGGGGATCAGGGTGATCATGATCACCGGCGACTATCCGGTGACGGCATCTGCCATTGCACGTCAGGCCGGCCTCGATGCCGAAGCGCTTGCGACTGGCGAAGAGCTTAGCCATTTGAGCGAAGCGGATCTGGTAGAGCGCGTACGTAGCGTGACGATCTTCGCGCGGATCATGCCCGAACAGAAGCTCCGCATCATCAATGCGCTCAAGGCCAATGGCGAGATCGTGGCGATGACAGGCGACGGCGTCAATGATGCGCCCGCGATCAAGGCCGCGCATATCGGCATTGCCATGGGCGGACGCGGAACGGATGTCGCGCGGGAAGCATCCGCGATCGTCGTTCTCGACGATGATTTCAATTCGATTGTCAAGGCGATCCGGTTGGGCCGCCGAATCTATGACAATCTTCGCAAAGCGATGGGATTCATCTTCGCCGTGCATGTGCCGATCGCGGGGCTTGTACTTCTGCCGCTGCTGTTTGGCCTGCCAATCCTATTTGGGCCCATGCATATCGCATTCTTGGAAATGGTGATCGATCCGGTGTGCTCGCTCGTCTTCGAGGCGGAGACGGAAGAGGAAGATGTGATGCGGCGGCCGCCAAGGGACCCGGACGAACCTTTATTTTCGGCCAAAATGATCGTCTGGAGCCTTTTGCAAGGCGTTTTGGCGTTCACCCTTGTCGCGATCGTCTTTGTCGTTGCGCTGAGCCAGGGTATGCCGGAAAATCAGGTGCGGGCGCTGGCATTTTTCTCGCTGGTTATGGCGATCGTCGGGCTGATATTCGTCAATCGCTCTTTCAGTGCATCTTTGGCCAAGGCGATTAGCCGGCCAAATCCGGCGCTGGCGCTGATCCTGGTTGCCGTCACGCTCATGTTAGGCCTGACGCTGCTTTGGCCTTTCGCGCGCAGCCTGTTCAGTTTCGGTCCTCTGCATTTCGACGATCTCGCGCTCGCCTTGGGCGTCGGCGTTCTCGTGCTCGCAACGCTCGAGCTATTGAAATTTCTCTTGCGGGCAAAGCTTGCAGCGTGA
- a CDS encoding DUF302 domain-containing protein codes for MSYYFAKTLNMTFDDAVRHATDVLKQEGFGIITEIDVKETFKQKLGIDFRNYRILGACNPKLAHEALEVEDKVGTMLPCNVVVQDIGGGKIEVAAIDPVASMQAIDNAKLREAAATVAAKLRKVVAAL; via the coding sequence ATGAGCTATTATTTTGCTAAAACGCTCAACATGACGTTCGACGATGCGGTGCGCCATGCGACCGATGTCTTGAAGCAGGAGGGCTTTGGGATCATCACCGAAATCGATGTCAAAGAGACGTTCAAACAGAAGCTCGGTATTGATTTCAGGAACTACCGCATTCTTGGCGCCTGCAATCCAAAACTCGCGCATGAGGCGCTCGAAGTCGAAGATAAGGTCGGGACCATGCTGCCTTGCAATGTCGTGGTGCAGGACATTGGCGGCGGTAAGATCGAAGTTGCCGCCATCGATCCCGTGGCTTCGATGCAGGCGATCGACAATGCGAAGCTGCGCGAGGCGGCGGCCACGGTCGCGGCCAAATTGAGGAAAGTCGTCGCGGCGCTATGA
- a CDS encoding YeeE/YedE thiosulfate transporter family protein — translation MPSISFRDKAWSPYLAGAIVGLLQIPAFMLIKSPIGASTSYVTVGGRLASVVDPDANHIAYFAKHISATGSNWWEVALVVGIAIGAFVSMRLSGARRQPISPIWNRALSSSPAVRYAVAFAGGFVLLFGARLADGCTSGHGLSGLTQLAVSSSIFVVAMFAGGIATAFLLLRRI, via the coding sequence ATGCCGAGCATTTCGTTTCGAGACAAGGCTTGGTCGCCCTATTTGGCCGGCGCCATTGTCGGACTGCTTCAGATCCCTGCCTTTATGCTCATCAAATCGCCGATCGGAGCATCCACCTCCTACGTGACGGTTGGCGGGCGGCTCGCATCGGTTGTTGATCCGGACGCCAATCATATCGCCTACTTCGCCAAGCACATCTCGGCTACAGGCAGCAACTGGTGGGAGGTTGCGCTCGTCGTTGGAATAGCGATCGGCGCCTTCGTCTCGATGCGCTTATCAGGCGCACGCCGTCAACCGATCTCGCCGATCTGGAACCGAGCGTTGTCGTCGAGCCCCGCCGTTCGCTACGCAGTCGCCTTCGCAGGGGGCTTCGTGTTGCTGTTCGGGGCGCGGCTCGCCGACGGATGCACCAGTGGCCATGGGCTCTCCGGATTGACGCAGCTTGCCGTGAGTTCGAGCATCTTCGTCGTCGCTATGTTCGCCGGCGGAATCGCGACGGCGTTCCTGCTTCTACGCCGCATCTGA
- the murB gene encoding UDP-N-acetylmuramate dehydrogenase, producing MTFPDITANLARSMPELRGTLLANVPLAPWTWFKAGGPAQAVFQPEDAEDLGYFLARLDPSIPILPIGQGSNLLVRDSGVEGVIIALGPSFNTMAIEGDIVTVGAGVADVKLASAAAMASLAGFSFLRGIPGSIGGALRMNAGAFGGEIKDIFISCEGIDRAGATRRFAAADMGFSYRHSAVKDVIFTRANFAGRPGDQAAIRAEMAEIAQARGATQPVNTRTGGSTFRNPPGRKAWELIDEASCRGLALGDAQVSELHCNFLVNRGNATSAELEDLGEEVRRRVLNTCGVMLEWEIERVGVR from the coding sequence ATGACATTTCCTGACATTACTGCCAATCTCGCTCGCAGCATGCCCGAGCTGCGCGGCACGCTTCTCGCCAATGTGCCACTTGCGCCCTGGACATGGTTCAAGGCCGGCGGTCCAGCGCAAGCCGTGTTTCAGCCGGAGGATGCCGAAGACCTCGGCTATTTTTTGGCGCGGCTCGATCCGTCGATTCCGATCCTGCCAATTGGCCAGGGCTCCAACCTTTTGGTGCGCGACAGCGGCGTGGAAGGCGTCATCATCGCGCTCGGTCCCTCATTCAATACGATGGCCATCGAGGGTGACATCGTCACCGTTGGCGCGGGCGTGGCCGATGTGAAGCTCGCCAGCGCCGCGGCCATGGCCTCGCTGGCGGGCTTTTCGTTTCTGCGCGGCATTCCGGGCAGCATCGGCGGCGCTTTGCGGATGAATGCCGGCGCCTTCGGCGGCGAGATCAAAGATATTTTCATCTCATGCGAAGGCATTGACCGCGCCGGCGCGACGCGCCGCTTCGCGGCGGCCGACATGGGGTTTTCCTATCGCCACAGCGCCGTGAAAGACGTGATCTTCACGCGCGCCAATTTTGCCGGCAGGCCCGGCGATCAGGCTGCGATCCGGGCGGAAATGGCGGAGATCGCGCAGGCGCGCGGCGCCACGCAGCCGGTGAATACGCGCACCGGCGGCTCGACATTCCGCAATCCGCCCGGCCGCAAGGCCTGGGAATTGATCGATGAAGCGAGCTGCCGCGGCCTTGCCTTGGGCGATGCGCAAGTTTCGGAATTGCACTGCAATTTTCTGGTCAATCGCGGTAATGCCACTTCCGCCGAACTCGAAGATCTCGGCGAGGAAGTCCGTCGCCGCGTGCTCAACACGTGCGGCGTGATGCTCGAATGGGAAATCGAGCGCGTCGGGGTGAGGTGA
- the murC gene encoding UDP-N-acetylmuramate--L-alanine ligase: protein MKLPRELGPIHFVGIGGIGMSGIAEVLLNLGYRVQGSDQAENANVLRLRKEGVEIHIGHAAANLGAAEVVVVSTAIKRDNPELVAARERRLPVVRRAEMLAELMRLKQCVAIAGTHGKTTTTSLVATLLDAGKFDPTVINGGIINAYGTNARLGAGDFMVVEADESDGTFLKLPADIAIITNIDPEHLDHFKTFDAIKEAFLNFVENLPFYGFAVMCLDHPVVQELVGRIEDRRIITYGENPQADVRLVDVDLADGKSRFCVLMRERKSGREIRFENLGLPMPGHHNALNATAAITVAHELGMDADAIRAALANFGGVKRRFTPTGTWNGARIFDDYGHHPVEIAAVLKAARASTKAQVIAIVQPHRYTRLASLFNEFATCFNDADAVIVADVYSAGEAPISGADRDSLVAALKAHGHRQALALPRPEDLPEIIRALAKPGDYVVFLGAGNITQWAYALPGQLAAAADK, encoded by the coding sequence ATGAAACTGCCGCGTGAACTCGGTCCCATTCATTTTGTCGGGATCGGCGGCATCGGCATGTCCGGCATCGCCGAAGTGCTTCTCAATCTCGGCTACCGGGTGCAGGGTTCCGACCAGGCCGAAAATGCCAATGTCCTGCGTCTTCGCAAGGAGGGTGTCGAGATTCATATCGGCCATGCTGCGGCAAATCTCGGTGCCGCCGAGGTCGTCGTGGTCTCGACCGCGATCAAGCGCGACAATCCCGAACTGGTGGCGGCCCGCGAGCGGCGCTTGCCGGTCGTGCGGCGTGCCGAAATGCTTGCCGAACTGATGCGCCTCAAGCAATGCGTGGCGATCGCCGGCACGCATGGCAAGACGACGACGACTTCGCTCGTCGCGACGTTGCTCGACGCCGGAAAATTCGATCCGACCGTCATCAATGGCGGCATCATCAATGCCTATGGCACCAATGCGCGGCTCGGTGCCGGCGACTTCATGGTGGTCGAGGCCGATGAAAGCGACGGCACGTTTCTGAAATTGCCAGCCGATATTGCCATCATCACCAATATCGATCCCGAACATCTCGATCATTTCAAGACCTTCGATGCGATCAAAGAGGCCTTCCTCAACTTCGTCGAAAATCTGCCTTTCTATGGCTTTGCGGTGATGTGTCTCGATCATCCGGTCGTGCAGGAACTCGTCGGCCGCATCGAGGATCGCCGCATCATCACCTATGGCGAAAATCCACAAGCCGATGTGCGGCTCGTCGACGTCGATCTCGCCGACGGCAAATCGCGTTTCTGCGTCCTTATGCGCGAACGCAAATCCGGGCGGGAGATCCGGTTCGAAAATTTGGGGCTGCCGATGCCCGGCCATCACAATGCGCTCAATGCGACGGCGGCGATCACCGTCGCGCATGAGCTTGGCATGGATGCCGATGCGATTCGTGCGGCGCTCGCCAATTTTGGTGGCGTCAAACGCCGCTTCACACCGACCGGCACATGGAACGGCGCCCGCATATTCGACGATTACGGACATCATCCGGTAGAAATTGCCGCTGTCCTGAAAGCTGCCCGCGCGTCGACCAAGGCTCAGGTGATCGCCATCGTGCAGCCGCATCGCTATACGCGCCTCGCCTCGCTCTTCAATGAATTCGCGACCTGTTTCAACGATGCCGATGCCGTCATTGTCGCCGATGTCTATTCCGCTGGTGAAGCGCCGATATCGGGCGCTGACCGCGACAGTCTGGTTGCTGCGCTCAAGGCGCACGGACATCGCCAAGCGCTTGCTTTGCCGCGGCCGGAAGATTTGCCCGAAATAATCCGTGCGCTGGCAAAGCCGGGTGACTACGTCGTCTTTCTTGGTGCGGGCAACATCACCCAATGGGCTTATGCTTTGCCGGGGCAGCTTGCCGCCGCGGCCGATAAGTGA
- a CDS encoding FtsW/RodA/SpoVE family cell cycle protein has protein sequence MVSRVERSALANWWWTVDRFIIAAIGVIVVLGLVLTLAASPAVAERLSLPTFYFANRQIAFLIPSGIVFFVASLLSPRHVRRAALIIFVVSMGLILLALVFGHEVKGARRWIFGIQPSEFLKPAFVVLAAWAFAEGGKRQDVPGNLLALLLLPLTIVPLILQPDFGQTMLLSLVWATLFFMAGLHWIWVVGIGGVGVSGMFLAYKFVPHVRARFVKFIDPSSVRGVIDTFQIDTAIDSFHAGGWFGKGPGEGTIKRILPDAHTDFIFAVTAEEFGIITCLFIVTVFAFIVLRGLLSASRNEDPFCRFAAAGLTMLFGIQSAINMSVNLRLIPAKGMTLPFISYGGSSLISVALGMGFLIAVMRKRPRSEILFMQSEDGQV, from the coding sequence ATGGTTTCACGCGTGGAACGTTCGGCCCTTGCCAATTGGTGGTGGACGGTCGATCGCTTTATCATCGCTGCGATTGGCGTCATCGTCGTGCTCGGCCTCGTCTTGACGCTTGCCGCGAGCCCCGCGGTTGCCGAGCGCCTAAGTCTACCGACATTCTATTTCGCCAATCGGCAGATCGCCTTTCTCATTCCGTCAGGCATCGTTTTTTTCGTGGCTTCGCTCTTGTCGCCACGGCATGTGCGGCGCGCGGCGCTGATCATCTTCGTGGTGTCCATGGGGCTGATCCTGCTCGCCCTGGTCTTCGGACACGAGGTCAAAGGGGCGAGGCGCTGGATCTTTGGAATACAGCCGTCCGAATTTCTGAAGCCGGCCTTCGTCGTCCTCGCCGCCTGGGCCTTTGCGGAGGGTGGCAAGAGGCAGGACGTGCCCGGCAATCTGCTCGCGCTTCTCTTATTGCCGCTGACGATCGTACCCTTGATCCTGCAGCCGGACTTCGGTCAGACCATGCTTTTGTCTCTGGTCTGGGCGACGCTCTTCTTCATGGCGGGCTTGCATTGGATCTGGGTCGTCGGCATCGGCGGCGTCGGTGTGAGCGGCATGTTCCTCGCCTATAAATTTGTCCCGCATGTCAGAGCGCGGTTTGTGAAATTCATCGATCCGAGTTCGGTGCGCGGGGTCATTGATACATTTCAGATCGATACGGCGATCGACAGCTTTCACGCCGGCGGTTGGTTCGGCAAAGGGCCGGGCGAGGGCACGATCAAGCGCATTTTGCCGGATGCACACACCGATTTCATTTTTGCCGTCACCGCCGAGGAATTCGGAATCATCACCTGTCTGTTCATAGTCACGGTCTTCGCCTTCATCGTGCTGCGCGGGCTTTTGTCGGCGTCGCGCAATGAAGATCCGTTTTGCCGTTTCGCCGCGGCTGGCTTGACCATGCTCTTCGGCATTCAGAGCGCCATCAATATGTCGGTCAATCTCCGCCTCATTCCCGCCAAGGGCATGACCTTGCCCTTCATTTCCTATGGCGGCTCATCTTTGATCTCGGTGGCGCTCGGCATGGGCTTTCTCATTGCGGTGATGCGCAAGCGCCCGCGCAGCGAAATCCTGTTCATGCAGTCCGAGGACGGACAGGTATGA
- a CDS encoding YeeE/YedE thiosulfate transporter family protein, with protein sequence MGVVFGFALEKSRVFEPGMIVGQMQLRNFTMLKMFLTAIATGAIVVAVLNGFGLTKLYPKPTFYEADILGGILLGAGVTLTGSCPGAVLAQIGAGYRDAIFTLLGGLAGAVAFGYAEPSLKPLLLSGGPGKITFATVTNMPYWVLAVGWAALLFVVVYWLEKWRPWRKEVGQDFDGDFGETRQSRRADLSASRSRSAE encoded by the coding sequence ATGGGGGTCGTTTTCGGTTTCGCGCTTGAGAAGTCGCGCGTATTCGAACCTGGAATGATCGTCGGACAAATGCAGTTGCGAAATTTCACCATGCTGAAGATGTTTCTCACGGCCATTGCGACAGGTGCGATCGTCGTTGCGGTGCTCAATGGTTTTGGGCTGACAAAGCTCTATCCGAAGCCGACATTTTACGAGGCTGACATATTAGGCGGTATTCTTCTCGGCGCCGGCGTTACGCTCACAGGTTCGTGCCCAGGAGCGGTCCTAGCCCAGATCGGCGCCGGCTATCGCGATGCGATCTTCACCTTGCTCGGTGGCCTTGCCGGCGCCGTCGCGTTTGGATATGCCGAGCCATCTCTGAAGCCGCTCTTATTGTCGGGCGGTCCTGGGAAGATAACTTTCGCCACAGTGACCAATATGCCATATTGGGTTCTCGCCGTTGGATGGGCAGCTCTCCTCTTTGTCGTGGTTTACTGGCTTGAGAAATGGCGCCCGTGGCGCAAGGAAGTGGGGCAGGACTTCGATGGCGATTTCGGCGAAACGCGCCAATCCCGGCGCGCTGACCTTTCGGCGAGCCGCTCTCGATCCGCGGAATAG
- the murG gene encoding undecaprenyldiphospho-muramoylpentapeptide beta-N-acetylglucosaminyltransferase produces the protein MSSRALVLLAAGGTGGHLFPAEALAGALAARGIAVELVTDERAQRYGGHFPARAIHQIASATPSGVSLVARLKAVATLGIGTLQALLLLRRLRPAVLVGFGGYPTVPPVFAATLLGVPTILHEQNAVMGRANRFLASRVNAVARGLPGPKGADAAIEAKSTTTGNPVRPTVAEAAQQAYPDPHAGKFHLLVVGGSQGARIMSDVVPVAIGLMPEALRQRLAIVQQARGEDEDRVRQAYAKLGVDAEVASFFQDLPARMAAAHLVIARAGASTVAELAVIGRPSILVPFPHAIDQDQAANAAHLAAAGAATLVAQPDFSPDWLASVLAAVLADPASLVQKAAAARRSGIAHAAERLADLVVNVAKLESPNETAA, from the coding sequence ATGAGTTCACGAGCGCTCGTTCTCCTTGCGGCGGGTGGCACGGGAGGGCATTTGTTTCCGGCCGAGGCGCTGGCCGGCGCGCTGGCCGCGCGCGGCATTGCCGTTGAACTCGTTACCGACGAGCGCGCGCAGCGCTATGGTGGACATTTTCCGGCGCGGGCCATCCATCAGATCGCTTCGGCGACGCCGAGCGGCGTTTCGCTCGTCGCGCGCCTCAAGGCTGTCGCGACTTTGGGCATCGGCACTTTGCAAGCTTTGTTGTTGCTGCGGCGTTTGCGTCCTGCCGTTCTTGTCGGCTTCGGCGGATATCCGACGGTGCCGCCGGTTTTCGCCGCGACCCTGCTCGGTGTGCCGACCATCCTGCACGAGCAGAATGCGGTGATGGGCCGTGCCAACCGGTTTCTCGCCTCCCGCGTCAATGCCGTCGCACGCGGCCTGCCGGGACCGAAAGGCGCCGACGCGGCGATTGAAGCCAAATCCACCACGACCGGCAATCCGGTGCGGCCCACGGTTGCTGAAGCCGCGCAGCAAGCCTATCCCGACCCTCATGCTGGGAAATTTCATCTCCTTGTCGTTGGCGGGTCGCAAGGCGCGCGTATCATGTCGGACGTCGTGCCTGTGGCGATTGGGCTGATGCCTGAAGCGCTACGGCAAAGGCTCGCCATCGTACAGCAGGCGCGCGGGGAAGACGAAGACAGGGTGCGGCAAGCCTACGCCAAGCTCGGTGTCGATGCGGAAGTGGCAAGCTTCTTTCAAGATCTGCCGGCGCGTATGGCCGCCGCGCATCTCGTGATCGCGCGCGCCGGCGCCTCGACGGTGGCGGAACTCGCCGTGATCGGCCGACCGTCGATTCTGGTTCCTTTTCCGCATGCGATCGATCAGGATCAGGCGGCCAATGCCGCACATCTTGCCGCGGCCGGCGCCGCGACACTCGTCGCGCAGCCGGATTTTTCGCCGGATTGGCTCGCCTCGGTTCTGGCCGCGGTGCTCGCCGATCCTGCGAGTCTTGTGCAAAAGGCGGCCGCCGCACGCCGCAGCGGCATCGCACATGCCGCAGAGCGGCTCGCCGATCTCGTCGTCAATGTGGCCAAGTTGGAGAGCCCTAATGAAACTGCCGCGTGA